In a single window of the Saccharothrix australiensis genome:
- a CDS encoding aspartate-semialdehyde dehydrogenase translates to MSPTLALVGATGAVGTVMIDIINGRESVPWGEIRLIASPRSAGKKITVRGAELTVVALSPEAFDGVDIAMFDVPDEVSAEWAPIAAARGAVAVDNSGAFRMDPEVPLVVPEVNADRISVRPKGIIANPNCTTLSMMAALGALHREFELRELVVASYQAASGGGQSAIDRLYGELEALAGKEVGVRAGDVREVLEAAGLPVSDSPFPAPLALNVVPWAGSLKDEGWSSEELKVRNESRKILGIPDLKVSATCVRVPVVTTHSLAVHATFAREVTVEQAHKVFAEQPTIVLVDDPSAARFPTPADVVGEDPTYVGRVRQALDFPNTLDFFVCGDNLRKGAALNTYEIAEELANRL, encoded by the coding sequence ATGAGCCCGACGCTGGCCCTGGTGGGCGCGACCGGTGCCGTGGGCACCGTCATGATCGACATCATCAACGGGCGCGAGTCCGTGCCGTGGGGCGAGATCCGGCTGATCGCGTCACCGCGCTCGGCGGGGAAGAAGATCACCGTGCGGGGCGCGGAGCTGACCGTGGTCGCGCTGTCGCCGGAGGCGTTCGACGGCGTCGACATCGCGATGTTCGACGTGCCGGACGAGGTGTCCGCCGAGTGGGCGCCGATCGCGGCGGCGCGCGGCGCGGTCGCGGTGGACAACTCGGGCGCGTTCCGCATGGACCCCGAGGTGCCGCTGGTGGTGCCGGAGGTGAACGCGGACCGGATTTCGGTGCGCCCCAAGGGGATCATCGCGAACCCGAACTGCACGACGCTGTCCATGATGGCGGCGCTGGGCGCGCTGCACCGGGAGTTCGAGCTGCGCGAGCTGGTGGTCGCGTCCTACCAGGCGGCGTCCGGCGGCGGCCAGAGCGCGATCGACCGCCTCTACGGCGAGCTGGAAGCGTTGGCGGGCAAGGAGGTCGGTGTCCGCGCGGGTGACGTGCGCGAGGTGCTGGAGGCCGCCGGCTTGCCGGTCTCGGACTCGCCGTTCCCCGCGCCGCTGGCGCTGAACGTGGTGCCGTGGGCGGGTTCGCTCAAGGACGAGGGCTGGAGCAGCGAGGAGCTGAAGGTCCGCAACGAGTCGCGCAAGATCCTCGGCATCCCGGACCTGAAGGTGTCCGCGACCTGCGTGCGCGTGCCCGTGGTCACGACGCACTCGCTGGCCGTGCACGCGACCTTCGCCCGCGAGGTGACGGTCGAGCAGGCGCACAAGGTGTTCGCCGAGCAGCCGACCATCGTGCTGGTGGACGACCCGTCGGCGGCGCGGTTCCCGACGCCCGCCGACGTGGTGGGCGAGGACCCGACCTACGTCGGCCGCGTGCGCCAGGCGCTGGACTTCCCGAACACGCTGGACTTCTTCGTGTGCGGGGACAACCTCCGCAAGGGCGCGGCGCTGAACACGTACGAGATCGCCGAGGAACTGGCGAACCGCCTGTAG
- a CDS encoding nitroreductase family protein — translation METHPIIARRWSPRAFDADATLDPPVVRLLLEAARWAPSHGNTQPARFILGYRGDETFRRIFDTLQPGNQSWAWRASALLVGARVTADERGPVPNTEYGLGLAVQNLVLQAVDLGLVTHQMGGFDHAALAEAFEMPAEAVPVVVVAVGKLGDVNDLPEDLQARERRPRQRKPLSETVFTDKWGRSWGE, via the coding sequence ATGGAAACGCACCCGATCATCGCCCGGCGCTGGAGCCCACGCGCCTTCGACGCCGACGCCACGCTCGACCCGCCGGTCGTCCGGCTGCTGCTGGAGGCCGCCCGGTGGGCGCCCTCGCACGGCAACACGCAACCCGCCCGGTTCATCCTCGGGTACCGCGGCGACGAGACCTTCCGCCGCATCTTCGACACGCTGCAACCCGGCAACCAGTCGTGGGCGTGGCGGGCGTCCGCGCTGCTGGTCGGCGCCCGCGTCACCGCCGACGAGCGCGGCCCGGTGCCGAACACCGAGTACGGGCTGGGGCTGGCCGTGCAGAACCTGGTCCTCCAGGCCGTCGACCTTGGCCTGGTCACCCACCAGATGGGCGGGTTCGACCACGCGGCCCTGGCGGAGGCGTTCGAGATGCCCGCCGAGGCCGTGCCGGTCGTGGTGGTGGCGGTCGGCAAGCTGGGCGACGTCAACGACCTGCCCGAAGACCTCCAAGCCCGCGAACGCCGCCCCCGGCAGCGCAAACCCCTGTCGGAAACGGTCTTCACCGACAAGTGGGGCCGGAGCTGGGGCGAGTAG
- a CDS encoding GrpB family protein: MTDPAWAHEPVEVRPHDPRWAARAESERARLTEVLAPWLVDGVEHIGSTAVPGLAAKPVVDLMASVADPAAVVGALVADGWAHVPPELDRQDWRRFFVRPDDAGLRRVAHLHVVPAGHRRWRDQLAFRDALRADAGLRDRYQALKVSLSDRLGHDREAYTAAKAGFIATALRARPS, from the coding sequence ATGACCGATCCCGCGTGGGCGCACGAGCCGGTCGAGGTGCGCCCCCACGACCCCCGCTGGGCGGCCAGGGCAGAGTCCGAGCGCGCCCGGCTCACCGAGGTGCTGGCACCCTGGCTGGTCGACGGCGTCGAGCACATCGGCTCGACGGCGGTGCCCGGCCTGGCGGCCAAGCCGGTCGTGGACCTGATGGCGTCGGTCGCCGACCCGGCCGCGGTGGTCGGCGCGCTGGTGGCCGACGGCTGGGCCCACGTCCCGCCGGAGCTGGACCGCCAGGACTGGCGGCGGTTCTTCGTCCGCCCCGACGACGCCGGGCTGCGGCGCGTCGCCCACCTGCACGTGGTGCCCGCCGGGCACCGGCGGTGGCGCGACCAGCTCGCGTTCCGCGACGCCCTGCGCGCCGACGCCGGCCTCCGCGACCGCTACCAGGCGTTGAAGGTCTCCCTGTCGGACCGGCTGGGGCACGACCGCGAGGCGTACACCGCGGCCAAGGCGGGGTTCATCGCGACAGCGCTGCGGGCTCGCCCCTCCTGA
- a CDS encoding aspartate kinase yields the protein MALVVQKYGGSSVESAERIKRVAERIVATRKAGNDVVVAVSAMGDTTDELLDLARQVSPVPPAREMDMLLTSGERISMSLLAMAIHSLGAQARSYTGSQAGVITTSVHGKARIIDVTPSRIQDALSDGAIAIVAGFQGVSQDSKEITTLGRGGTDTTAVALAAALKADVCEIYTDVDGVFTADPRIVPNARRLETITYEEMLEMAACGAKVLMLRCVEYARRYGVPVHVRSSFSNKPGTIVSGSVEDLPVEQAMITGVAHDRSEAKVTVTAVPDHPGVAARIFRVVAEAELDIDMVVQNVSQAVSGRTDVTFTLSKDDGPRAVAALEKARGEIGFEKVLYDDHVGKVSLIGAGMRSHPGVTATFCEALATAGVNIEIISTSEIRISVICRDTQLDDAVRALHDAFELGGDEEAVVYAGSGR from the coding sequence GTGGCGCTCGTCGTCCAGAAGTACGGCGGTTCCTCGGTCGAGAGCGCCGAGCGGATCAAACGGGTGGCCGAGCGCATCGTCGCGACCCGCAAGGCCGGCAACGACGTCGTGGTGGCCGTCTCGGCGATGGGCGACACCACCGACGAGCTGCTCGACCTCGCCCGCCAGGTGTCCCCGGTGCCGCCCGCCCGCGAGATGGACATGCTGCTCACGTCCGGTGAGCGCATCTCGATGTCGCTGCTGGCGATGGCGATCCACTCGCTGGGCGCCCAGGCGCGCTCCTACACCGGCTCGCAGGCCGGCGTGATCACCACGTCCGTGCACGGCAAGGCGCGCATCATCGACGTGACGCCCAGCCGCATCCAGGACGCGCTGTCGGACGGGGCCATCGCGATCGTCGCGGGCTTCCAGGGCGTGAGCCAGGACAGCAAGGAGATCACCACCCTCGGCCGGGGCGGCACCGACACCACCGCGGTGGCGTTGGCGGCGGCGCTCAAGGCCGACGTGTGCGAGATCTACACCGACGTGGACGGCGTGTTCACCGCCGACCCGCGCATCGTGCCGAACGCCAGGCGGCTGGAGACCATCACCTACGAGGAGATGCTCGAGATGGCGGCGTGCGGGGCCAAGGTGCTCATGCTCCGCTGCGTCGAGTACGCCCGCCGCTACGGCGTCCCGGTGCACGTCCGATCTTCGTTCAGCAACAAGCCCGGAACCATCGTGTCCGGGTCAGTGGAGGACCTACCCGTGGAACAGGCGATGATCACCGGCGTCGCGCACGACCGGTCGGAGGCCAAGGTCACCGTGACCGCCGTGCCCGACCACCCCGGCGTGGCCGCGCGGATCTTCCGCGTCGTGGCGGAGGCCGAGCTCGACATCGACATGGTGGTGCAGAACGTGTCGCAGGCGGTGTCCGGCCGGACCGACGTGACGTTCACGTTGTCCAAGGACGACGGACCGCGCGCGGTGGCGGCGCTGGAGAAGGCGCGCGGCGAGATCGGCTTCGAGAAGGTGCTCTACGACGACCACGTGGGCAAGGTGTCGCTGATCGGCGCGGGGATGCGCTCGCACCCCGGCGTGACGGCGACGTTCTGCGAGGCGCTGGCGACGGCGGGCGTGAACATCGAGATCATCTCGACCTCCGAGATCCGGATCTCGGTGATCTGCCGCGACACGCAGCTGGACGACGCCGTGCGCGCGCTGCACGACGCGTTCGAGCTGGGCGGGGACGAAGAGGCCGTGGTGTACGCGGGGAGTGGACGATGA
- a CDS encoding gluconokinase: MADVVLAVDLGTTATKVIAVDRDAGVVASAERGYPMRTTPPGEATHDPARVWAAALAALREVAARGHRVRALALTGAMHTLLGLDAEGEPVTPSVSWADNRAVAEVARLRGTPEGIALHRATGTPVHTMSPMAKLAWFTSRGVTAHTWCGMKDFVVHRLTGRLATEHSSASASGLLDLGSLSWHRGALAVAGITADRLPVLHAPTDSFPLTCDIPGVPPGTPVVLGGGDGPLANLGVGAVVPGVAAVSLGTSGALRVVRDRPAVDERGRVFCYALADGLWVLGGAVSNGGVVAQWAADAFGTDVATLLTEAARVPAGAAGITALPYLLGERAPWWRPDARSALVGLRREHGRAEIARALVEGVAQQLALVLDAVRSVADVHAVRVTGGAFRSDLWATVLASALGLELELAEDSEGSGVGAGLLGWHALGELPDLTVAASLVEPTRTIRPDADARRLYAARRPAVERLHQALHDLDHA; encoded by the coding sequence ATGGCGGACGTGGTGCTCGCGGTGGACCTCGGCACGACGGCGACCAAGGTCATCGCGGTCGACCGGGACGCGGGCGTGGTGGCATCGGCGGAGCGCGGCTACCCGATGCGCACCACGCCACCCGGCGAGGCGACCCACGACCCGGCCCGCGTCTGGGCCGCCGCCCTCGCCGCGCTGCGCGAGGTGGCGGCCAGGGGCCACCGGGTGCGCGCGCTGGCGCTGACCGGCGCGATGCACACGCTGCTCGGCCTGGACGCCGAGGGCGAGCCGGTGACCCCGTCGGTGAGCTGGGCGGACAACCGGGCCGTCGCCGAGGTCGCGCGCCTGCGCGGCACGCCCGAGGGGATCGCCCTGCACCGCGCGACGGGCACGCCGGTCCACACCATGTCGCCGATGGCGAAGCTGGCCTGGTTCACGTCGCGGGGCGTCACCGCGCACACCTGGTGCGGCATGAAGGACTTCGTGGTGCACCGCCTCACCGGCCGGTTGGCCACCGAGCACTCGTCCGCGTCCGCCTCGGGGCTGCTGGACCTGGGCTCGCTGTCCTGGCACCGGGGCGCGCTGGCGGTCGCCGGCATCACGGCGGACCGGCTGCCGGTCCTGCACGCGCCGACCGACTCGTTCCCGCTGACGTGCGACATCCCCGGCGTGCCGCCCGGCACGCCGGTCGTGCTGGGCGGCGGTGACGGCCCCCTGGCGAACCTGGGCGTCGGCGCGGTCGTGCCGGGCGTGGCGGCGGTCTCGCTGGGCACCAGCGGCGCGCTCCGGGTGGTCCGGGACCGGCCCGCGGTCGACGAGCGTGGCCGCGTCTTCTGCTACGCGTTGGCCGACGGCCTGTGGGTGCTCGGCGGGGCCGTCAGCAACGGCGGCGTGGTCGCGCAGTGGGCGGCCGACGCGTTCGGGACCGACGTGGCGACGCTGCTGACCGAGGCCGCCCGCGTGCCGGCGGGCGCGGCGGGCATCACGGCGCTGCCCTACCTGCTCGGCGAGCGCGCTCCGTGGTGGCGCCCGGACGCGCGGTCGGCGCTGGTCGGGCTGCGCCGCGAGCACGGTCGGGCCGAGATCGCCAGGGCCCTGGTGGAGGGCGTGGCCCAGCAGCTGGCGCTCGTGCTGGACGCCGTGCGGTCGGTGGCCGACGTGCACGCGGTCCGGGTGACCGGTGGCGCGTTCCGCAGCGACCTGTGGGCGACCGTCCTGGCCTCCGCGCTGGGGCTGGAGCTGGAGCTGGCCGAGGACAGCGAGGGCTCGGGCGTGGGCGCGGGCCTGCTCGGCTGGCACGCGCTGGGCGAGCTGCCGGACCTGACCGTCGCCGCGTCGCTGGTCGAGCCCACGAGGACCATCCGGCCGGACGCCGACGCCCGGCGCCTCTACGCCGCGCGCAGGCCCGCCGTGGAGCGGCTCCACCAGGCGCTGCACGACCTGGACCACGCGTGA
- the leuA gene encoding 2-isopropylmalate synthase — translation MTTTPDAYTTGTSRIRPPARPAPAGQPAWNPQRGTSMPVHRYRPFHELVETVDVPDRTWPTKRITQAPLWCAVDLRDGNQALIDPMSPARKRKMFDLLVRMGYKEIEVGFPAASQTDFDFVREIIEDGAIPPDVTIQVLTQCRPELIERTFEALRGAGKAIVHFYNSTSILQRRVVFKSDREGIKKIATDAAAFALAEAAKYPDTDFRYEYSPESYTGTELTYALEVCDAVSAVIAPTPDKPLIINLPATVEMATPNVYADSIEWMSRNLARRDSIILSLHPHNDRGTGVAAAELGYLAGADRIEGCLFGNGERTGNVCLVTLAMNMFSQGIDPQIDFSDIDEIRRTVEYCNQLPVPERHPYGGDLVFTAFSGSHQDAIKKGFEALEDAAKDAGRHVDEFPWEVPYLPIDPKDVGRNYEAVIRVNSQSGKGGVAYLMKTEHHLDLPRRLQVEFSRVIQEVTDTHGGEISPKDMWDAFSQEYLDRTAPLRLVRQKVSGDGGGHETIKAVLVVDGETTEVTGGGNGPIAAFVDALATVGYDVRVLDYFEHALSAGDDARAAAYLECAVGDRVLWGVGIDSSTVSASLRAVVSALNRCV, via the coding sequence ATGACGACCACACCCGACGCGTACACCACCGGCACGAGCCGCATCCGGCCGCCGGCCCGACCGGCACCGGCCGGTCAGCCCGCCTGGAACCCCCAACGCGGCACCTCGATGCCCGTCCACCGCTACCGGCCGTTCCACGAGCTGGTGGAGACCGTGGACGTGCCCGACCGCACGTGGCCGACCAAGCGCATCACGCAGGCACCGCTGTGGTGCGCGGTCGACCTGCGCGACGGCAACCAGGCGCTGATCGACCCCATGTCGCCCGCGCGCAAGCGCAAGATGTTCGACCTGCTCGTCCGCATGGGCTACAAGGAGATCGAGGTCGGCTTCCCGGCCGCCTCGCAGACCGACTTCGACTTCGTCCGCGAGATCATCGAGGACGGCGCGATCCCGCCGGACGTCACCATCCAGGTGCTGACGCAGTGCCGCCCCGAGCTGATCGAGCGCACGTTCGAGGCGCTGCGCGGCGCGGGCAAGGCCATCGTGCACTTCTACAACTCGACGTCGATCCTGCAGCGCCGCGTCGTGTTCAAGTCCGACCGCGAGGGCATCAAGAAGATCGCCACGGACGCGGCGGCGTTCGCGCTGGCCGAGGCCGCGAAGTACCCGGACACCGACTTCCGCTACGAGTACTCCCCCGAGTCGTACACGGGCACCGAGCTGACGTACGCGCTGGAGGTCTGCGACGCGGTGTCCGCGGTCATCGCGCCGACGCCGGACAAGCCGCTGATCATCAACCTGCCGGCGACCGTCGAGATGGCCACCCCGAACGTCTACGCCGACTCGATCGAGTGGATGTCGCGCAACCTGGCCCGCCGCGACTCGATCATCCTGTCGCTGCACCCGCACAACGACCGGGGCACCGGCGTGGCCGCCGCCGAGCTGGGCTACCTGGCCGGCGCGGACCGCATCGAGGGCTGCCTGTTCGGCAACGGCGAGCGCACCGGCAACGTCTGCCTGGTCACGCTGGCCATGAACATGTTCAGCCAGGGCATCGACCCGCAGATCGACTTCTCCGACATCGACGAGATCCGCCGCACCGTCGAGTACTGCAACCAGCTCCCGGTGCCCGAGCGCCACCCGTACGGCGGCGACCTGGTGTTCACCGCGTTCTCGGGCTCCCACCAGGACGCCATCAAGAAGGGCTTCGAGGCCCTGGAGGACGCCGCCAAGGACGCCGGCAGGCACGTGGACGAGTTCCCCTGGGAGGTGCCCTACCTGCCGATCGACCCGAAGGACGTCGGGCGCAACTACGAGGCCGTCATCCGGGTGAACTCGCAGTCCGGCAAGGGCGGCGTGGCGTACCTGATGAAGACCGAGCACCACCTGGACCTGCCGCGCCGGCTCCAGGTCGAGTTCTCGCGGGTCATCCAGGAGGTCACCGACACCCACGGCGGCGAGATCTCGCCGAAGGACATGTGGGACGCGTTCTCGCAGGAGTACCTGGACCGGACGGCGCCGCTGAGGTTGGTGCGGCAGAAGGTGTCCGGCGACGGCGGCGGCCACGAGACGATCAAGGCCGTGCTGGTCGTGGACGGCGAGACGACGGAGGTCACCGGCGGCGGCAACGGCCCGATCGCGGCGTTCGTCGACGCCCTGGCCACCGTCGGCTACGACGTGCGGGTGCTGGACTACTTCGAGCACGCGCTGTCGGCCGGTGACGACGCCCGCGCGGCGGCGTACCTGGAGTGCGCGGTGGGCGACCGCGTCCTGTGGGGCGTGGGCATCGACTCCTCGACGGTGTCGGCGTCGCTGCGGGCGGTGGTCTCGGCGCTGAACCGCTGTGTTTGA